One genomic region from Rosa rugosa chromosome 1, drRosRugo1.1, whole genome shotgun sequence encodes:
- the LOC133714671 gene encoding putative pectinesterase/pectinesterase inhibitor 45, translated as MAFQDFDQITERRKTENARKLKRRIIIAVVAVILLVGIIVAAIVIVNKMKTDKATKKASKPATEPPKPTEDPPTQDPTKNETSTSSKIVQQMCGSTDYKDRCKEVFKNTKDPISKPKEVIKTAISGASDEAKSAFTKASELTFDKEEDKEAFEDCKALFDNAKEELEESVDQVGNSTTSGKMRTGVLNSWLSAVISYQQTCIDGFPDGDVKSKMTETLEATKELTSNSLAMISLLSELKVPGSGGSSGSSRRLLAQDKDGFPSWLTHEERRVLKKNDEKPTPNVTVAKDGSGNYKSISEALSAMPEKYEGRYIIYVKEGVYDETVNVTKKMPNLTIYGDGSQKSIITGNKNNADGVKLFNTATFVALGEGFIAKSMGFRNTAGREKQQAVAARVLGDRAIFLNCRFEGYQNTLFVQAHRQFYKSCVVSGTVDFIFGDAAATFQNCIIYIRKPKENQQNIVTAQGRTDKRETTGIVLHNCKILPDKEFESEKSQFKSYLGRPWKEYSRTIVMESTIEDVIDQDGWTEMDGDFGTKTLFYGEYNNNGPRSNTDNRVKWPGYKVLNKDEAMAFTVGPFLKGNAWLKNLNGVPVRFGLFGN; from the exons ATGGCATTCCAGGATTTCGACCAGATAACTGAGCGCCGAAAGACCGAGAATGCCCGTAAGCTCAAGAGGAGGATTATCATCGCAGTTGTTGCGGTCATCCTCCTTGTTGGAATTATCGTTGCAGCCATAGTGATTGTGAACAAAATGAAGACGGACAAGGCAACCAAAAAAGCTAGCAAACCTGCTACAGAACCACCAAAGCCCACGGAAGATCCACCCACCCAAGATCCAACCAAGAATGAGACATCAACTTCTAGCAAGATTGTACAGCAGATGTGCGGATCAACTGATTACAAGGACAGGTGCAAGGAAGTCTTCAAAAATACAAAGGACCCCATCTCTAAACCCAAAGAAGTCATCAAGACCGCCATCTCTGGAGCCTCGGATGAGGCCAAGAGTGCCTTTACCAAAGCCAGCGAGCTCACTTTTGACAAAGAGGAAGAcaaggaagcctttgaggattGCAAGGCACTATTTGACAATGCCAAGGAAGAATTAGAAGAATCCGTGGATCAAGTTGGCAACAGTACCACTTCTGGGAAAATGAGAACCGGTGTCTTGAACAGTTGGTTGAGTGCGGTCATATCATACCAGCAAACATGCATTGATGGGTTTCCTGATGGAGATGTGAAGTCTAAAATGACGGAGACCTTGGAGGCCACCAAGGAGCTCACTAGCAATTCCCTTGCCATGATTTCACTACTTTCCGAATTAAAGGTACCTGGCAGTGGAGGATCATCAGGTTCATCACGTCGTCTTCTGGCACAGGACAAGGATGGCTTTCCTTCCTGGCTGACCCATGAGGAGCGACGGGTGTTGAAGAAAAACGATGAAAAGCCCACACCCAATGTCACCGTGGCGAAAGATGGCAgtgggaactacaaatccattAGTGAAGCATTGTCGGCCATGCCTGAAAAATACGAAGGAAG GTATATCATCTATGTTAAAGAAGGAGTCTATGATGAGACTGTGAATGTGACAAAGAAGATGCCAAATCTTACCATATATGGTGATGGATCACAGAAGAGCATCATCACTGGGAATAAGAACAATGCAGACGGAGTTAAGCTGTTCAACACTGCAACTTTTG TGGCCTTAGGAGAAGGTTTCATTGCAAAGTCCATGGGATTCAGAAACACAGCTGGTCGTGAAAAGCAACAGGCAGTGGCAGCCAGAGTCCTAGGAGACCGTGCTATTTTCCTCAACTGCCGATTTGAAGGGtaccaaaacacattatttGTACAGGCTCATCGGCAATTCTATAAAAGCTGTGTTGTTTCCGGCACCGTTGATTTTATCTTCGGTGATGCTGCTGCTACCTTCCAGAACTGCATAATTTATATCCGGAAACCTAAGGAAAACCAACAGAACATAGTTACAGCCCAAGGAAGAACCGACAAACGTGAAACCACGGGAATAGTGTTGCACAATTGCAAAATCTTACCGGACAAAGAATTTGAGTCTGAGAAATCCCAATTCAAGAGTTACCTTGGGAGGCCGTGGAAGGAGTACTCAAGAACCATAGTGATGGAGTCTACAATAGAGGATGTGATTGACCAAGATGGATGGACTGAAATGGATGGAGACTTTGGAACAAAGACTCTATTTTATGGTGAGTATAACAACAACGGACCCAGGTCCAATACTGATAACAGAGTGAAATGGCCTGGCTACAAGGTCCTTAATAAGGATGAGGCTATGGCTTTTACTGTAGGTCCTTTCTTGAAAGGGAATGCTTGGCTCAAGAATCTCAATGGTGTTCCTGTTCGATTTGGCTTATTTGGTAACTAG
- the LOC133714675 gene encoding probable pectinesterase/pectinesterase inhibitor 12 produces MASSIPKVLLQFLLLCIIFFSTTKALRNSSSSSSSTTNTLNPHLSSIKSFCKSTPYPDVCFDSLKLSISINISPNILTYLLQSLQIALSEATKLSDLFYKAGLYSNIVEKQKGAIQDCKDLHQITLSSIKRSVSGVKSSNNKKLRDARAYLSAALTNKNTCLEGLESASGPMKPTLVSSLTSTYKYVSNSLSALKSQVPNPKGRNNRRLLGVPTWISRRDRRILESSGDEYDPSEMLTVSADGSGNFTTISGAVNFAPNNSYDRTIIYVKEGVYDENVEIPSWKTNIVLLGDGSGITVITGNRSNADGWTTFRSATVAVSGEGFLARDISIENRAGPEKHQAVALRVNADLAALYKCAFSGYQDTMYVHSFRQFYRECDISGTIDYIFGNAAVVIQDCNIISKMPMPGQFIVITAQARDSEEEDTGISIQNCSIVAADDLYANKDSVKSYLGRPWRVYSRTVFLESYIDDFIDPSGWTNWSGDIGLDTLYYGEFENYGPGSGTESRVNWTGYHIMDYYDASNFTVSEFIAGDEWLQSTSFPYDDGIDGI; encoded by the exons ATGGCTTCCTCCATCCCAAAAGTGCTTTTGCAGTTTTTGCTTCTTTGTATAATCTTCTTCTCAACAACTAAGGCTCTccgcaattcttcttcttcttcttcatcaacaACTAATACTCTCAATCCCCATTTGTCTTCCATTAAATCCTTCTGCAAGTCCACTCCCTACCCCGATGTCTGTTTCGACTCACTGAAGCTCTCAATCTCCATCAACATCTCCCCCAACATCCTCACTTACCTCCTCCAATCCCTCCAAATCGCGCTATCCGAAGCCACAAAGCTCTCCGATCTTTTCTACAAGGCAGGACTTTACTCCAACattgttgagaaacaaaagGGAGCAATCCAGGACTGCAAAGACCTCCACCAGATCACACTCTCTTCCATAAAACGATCAGTTTCTGGAGTCAAGTCTTCGAACAACAAGAAACTAAGGGATGCAAGAGCCTATCTCAGTGCTGCCCTCACAAACAAGAACACATGCTTGGAAGGCTTGGAGTCTGCTTCTGGTCCTATGAAGCCAACCCTGGTCAGCTCCTTAACTAGTACATACAAGTATGTTAGCAACTCTCTTTCTGCTCTCAAGAGTCAAGTGCCTAATCCAAAAGGCCGTAACAACCGGCGTCTGTTGGGAGTTCCGACATGGATTTCTCGGAGAGATCGCCGGATTCTGGAGAGCTCGGGTGACGAATATGACCCGAGTGAAATGCTGACAGTATCTGCAGATGGTAGTGGGAACTTCACCACCATCAGTGGTGCTGTTAATTTTGCTCCAAATAATAGTTACGACAGGACTATCATCTATGTCAAAGAAGGGGTTTATGATGAAAATGTGGAAATCCCAAGCTGGAAGACAAACATTGTTCTTCTTGGAGATGGAAGTGGCATCACTGTCATCACTGGTAACAGAAGCAATGCTGATGGTTGGACCACTTTCAGATCTGCAACAGTAG CTGTATCTGGGGAAGGCTTTCTGGCAAGAGACATAAGTATTGAAAACAGAGCAGGACCAGAGAAGCACCAAGCAGTTGCATTGAGAGTAAATGCAGACCTTGCTGCATTGTACAAGTGCGCCTTCAGCGGTTACCAAGACACAATGTATGTGCACTCTTTCAGACAGTTTTATAGAGAGTGTGATATCTCAGGGACCATAGACTACATATTTGGTAACGCCGCTGTGGTAATCCAAGATTGCAACATTATATCCAAGATGCCAATGCCGGGACAGTTCATCGTTATCACAGCACAAGCCAGGGACTCCGAAGAGGAGGATACCGGAATCTCAATACAGAATTGTTCAATTGTGGCTGCTGATGACTTGTACGCCAACAAGGACAGTGTCAAAAGTTACTTAGGCCGGCCGTGGAGGGTATACTCTAGGACGGTTTTCCTAGAGTCCTACATTGATGACTTCATTGACCCCAGTGGGTGGACAAATTGGTCTGGGGACATAGGCTTGGACACTTTGTACTATGGAGAGTTTGAAAATTATGGACCTGGTTCAGGGACGGAGAGTAGAGTAAACTGGACAGGGTATCATATTATGGATTACTATGATGCATCAAATTTCACAGTATCAGAGTTCATTGCAGGTGATGAATGGCTGCAGTCCACTTCATTTCCTTATGATGATGGGATTGATGGCATCTGA